In Thauera aromatica K172, one DNA window encodes the following:
- the paaD gene encoding 1,2-phenylacetyl-CoA epoxidase subunit PaaD, which yields MLTEARAWAALDAVPDPEVPVVSVVELGIVRELHCRPEGVTVVVTPTYSGCPATEVIGDTIRAALHAAGAGEVDLQTRLDPAWTSDWIGEAAREKLRAYGIVPPSGKAAVGGAQPIRFVKRRLACPRCGSDDTERLSEFGSTACKSTWRCKACLEPFEYFKPI from the coding sequence ATGCTGACCGAAGCCCGGGCCTGGGCGGCGCTCGACGCCGTGCCCGACCCCGAAGTGCCGGTGGTGTCGGTGGTGGAGCTGGGCATCGTGCGCGAACTGCACTGCCGCCCCGAGGGCGTCACCGTGGTGGTGACGCCGACCTACTCCGGCTGCCCGGCGACCGAAGTGATCGGCGACACCATCCGCGCGGCCTTGCACGCCGCCGGGGCGGGCGAAGTCGATCTCCAGACCCGGCTCGATCCGGCGTGGACCAGCGACTGGATCGGCGAAGCCGCGCGCGAGAAGCTGCGCGCCTACGGCATCGTCCCGCCGAGCGGCAAGGCTGCCGTCGGCGGGGCGCAGCCGATCCGCTTCGTCAAGCGCCGCCTCGCCTGCCCGCGTTGCGGTTCGGACGACACCGAACGCCTGTCCGAGTTCGGCTCCACCGCGTGCAAGTCGACCTGGCGCTGCAAGGCCTGCCTCGAACCTTTCGAATATTTCAAGCCGATCTGA
- a CDS encoding TetR/AcrR family transcriptional regulator: protein MARGKAATFELQRGAIQEAAADLIAAKGFHNTSMAEIARTCGVSKPLLYHYYRDKEHILFDIADFHVDRLLKLVGGVLAETDVPRLRLERMICRFLDVYVSGRSFHVVLVQDVKFLHAVQREEIFNKERLIVDAFADTIEGIEPGLRGRRLDKAVTMVLFGMINWTFSWLRAEGELSSVEIGPLVTRIFLHGVTGLAQEAPGTVHGSPAVVV, encoded by the coding sequence ATGGCCAGAGGCAAAGCCGCCACCTTTGAACTGCAGCGCGGTGCGATCCAGGAGGCCGCCGCCGACCTGATCGCCGCAAAAGGCTTCCACAACACGTCGATGGCCGAGATCGCGCGCACCTGCGGCGTCTCGAAGCCGCTGCTCTACCATTACTATCGCGACAAGGAACACATCCTGTTCGATATCGCCGACTTCCATGTGGATCGCCTGCTGAAGCTCGTCGGGGGCGTGCTGGCCGAAACCGATGTCCCTCGCCTGCGCCTCGAACGCATGATCTGCCGCTTCCTCGACGTCTACGTCAGCGGCCGCAGCTTCCATGTCGTGCTGGTGCAGGACGTGAAATTCCTCCATGCAGTGCAGCGCGAGGAGATTTTCAACAAGGAAAGACTCATCGTCGACGCATTTGCCGATACCATCGAGGGAATCGAGCCCGGGCTGCGCGGCCGGCGCCTGGACAAGGCCGTGACCATGGTGCTGTTCGGCATGATCAACTGGACGTTCAGCTGGCTGCGCGCCGAAGGCGAGCTCTCTTCGGTCGAGATCGGACCGCTGGTGACGCGGATTTTCCTGCACGGCGTCACCGGTCTCGCCCAGGAGGCGCCCGGGACGGTTCACGGCTCCCCGGCCGTGGTCGTGTGA
- the paaE gene encoding 1,2-phenylacetyl-CoA epoxidase subunit PaaE produces MTPKFHPLKVAEVRRETPDAVSLRFEVPAELAEDYRFTQGQHLTVKASVEGESLRRSYSICSAVDEGELRVAIKKVAGGRFSNWANAGLQVGDVLEVMTPKGRFYTELDPDSEKHYVAFAAGAGITPIISMIKTTLKAEPKSRFTLIYGNRRQSSVIFSEALEDLKDRYLTRFTLYHVFSREEQEVPLFNGRLDRARVAAFADTLVPAETIDAAFICGPGGMIDEVRDGLLACGVPAERIHFERFGVPDSAPAHHVEPGDAPKATITVIADGLRRNVEFRAEDPSILDVALRAGMDLPYSCKGGVCCTCRAKVLEGKVRMDKNFTLEQPDVDAGYVLTCQAHPLTEKVVISFDER; encoded by the coding sequence ATGACCCCCAAATTCCATCCGCTGAAAGTGGCCGAAGTGCGACGCGAGACTCCGGACGCGGTCAGCCTGCGTTTCGAGGTCCCGGCCGAGCTGGCCGAAGACTACCGCTTCACCCAGGGCCAGCACCTGACCGTCAAGGCCAGCGTCGAGGGCGAGTCGCTGCGCCGTTCCTACTCGATCTGCAGCGCGGTCGACGAGGGCGAGCTGCGCGTGGCGATCAAGAAGGTCGCCGGCGGGCGCTTTTCGAACTGGGCCAACGCCGGCCTGCAGGTCGGCGACGTGCTCGAAGTGATGACGCCGAAGGGGCGCTTCTATACCGAGCTCGACCCGGACAGTGAAAAACACTACGTCGCCTTCGCCGCCGGTGCCGGGATCACCCCGATCATCTCGATGATCAAGACCACGCTGAAAGCCGAGCCGAAGAGCCGGTTCACGCTGATCTACGGCAACCGCCGCCAGAGCAGCGTGATCTTTTCCGAAGCGCTCGAAGACCTGAAGGACCGCTACCTGACCCGGTTCACGCTGTACCACGTGTTTTCGCGCGAAGAGCAGGAAGTGCCGCTGTTCAACGGCCGCCTCGACCGCGCCCGGGTCGCGGCTTTCGCCGATACCCTGGTACCGGCCGAGACCATCGATGCCGCCTTCATCTGCGGTCCCGGCGGCATGATCGACGAAGTCCGCGATGGCCTGCTCGCCTGCGGCGTGCCTGCCGAGCGCATCCACTTCGAACGCTTCGGCGTGCCCGACTCGGCGCCCGCCCACCACGTCGAACCGGGCGATGCGCCCAAGGCCACGATCACCGTGATTGCCGACGGCCTGCGCCGCAATGTAGAGTTCCGCGCCGAAGATCCGTCGATCCTGGATGTCGCCCTGCGCGCCGGGATGGATCTGCCGTACTCGTGCAAGGGCGGGGTGTGCTGCACCTGCCGGGCCAAGGTGCTCGAAGGCAAGGTGCGCATGGACAAGAATTTCACCCTCGAGCAGCCCGATGTGGACGCCGGCTACGTGCTGACCTGCCAGGCCCACCCGCTCACCGAAAAAGTCGTCATCAGCTTCGACGAGCGCTGA